Proteins encoded together in one Neobacillus sp. FSL H8-0543 window:
- the proC gene encoding pyrroline-5-carboxylate reductase, whose protein sequence is MNKTIGFIGAGKMAEAMINGILESNLIPKENIMASALTNKTIEKINNTYGISTTADNKEVSRFADILILAVKPNLHEKVIEELKNDMKKETIVITIAAGITLEDVERAFAYKIKAIRTMPNTPSLVREGMTVICPNDYINEAEIKEVERLFQCFGKTERLEEKLMDAIPAISGSSPAYVYILIEALADGGVKQGIPRDKAYRLASQAVLGAAKMVLETEIHPGALKDNVCTPGGATIEAVTTLEKKQFRGAVLAAMESCTSKVKSL, encoded by the coding sequence ATGAATAAAACAATAGGATTCATCGGTGCTGGGAAAATGGCAGAAGCAATGATAAATGGAATACTTGAGTCAAATCTGATTCCAAAGGAAAATATTATGGCAAGTGCTCTGACAAATAAGACCATTGAAAAAATTAACAATACATATGGTATTTCAACCACGGCAGACAATAAAGAAGTTTCCCGTTTTGCTGATATTCTCATTCTTGCTGTAAAACCTAACCTCCATGAAAAGGTTATTGAAGAATTGAAAAATGACATGAAGAAAGAAACGATCGTCATAACGATTGCAGCTGGGATAACTTTAGAGGATGTGGAACGGGCATTTGCCTATAAAATAAAGGCTATCCGAACCATGCCTAATACTCCTTCGCTGGTAAGAGAAGGGATGACTGTCATATGTCCCAATGATTATATCAATGAAGCAGAAATTAAGGAGGTCGAGCGTTTATTCCAATGTTTCGGAAAAACGGAACGTCTCGAAGAAAAATTAATGGACGCAATTCCAGCCATTAGCGGCTCTTCACCAGCCTATGTATATATTTTAATAGAAGCATTAGCCGATGGAGGGGTAAAGCAAGGAATTCCACGTGATAAAGCCTATCGTCTAGCGTCACAGGCGGTACTTGGTGCTGCTAAAATGGTTCTGGAAACGGAGATTCATCCTGGTGCACTTAAGGATAATGTATGTACACCAGGTGGAGCAACAATAGAAGCCGTTACCACCCTTGAGAAAAAACAATTTCGTGGTGCGGTTCTAGCGGCTATGGAAAGCTGTACCTCAAAGGTTAAATCACTATAA
- a CDS encoding inorganic phosphate transporter, whose protein sequence is MSVIFILTALIVIFALAFDFINGFHDTANSIATAVSTKALKPRHAILLAAVMNFVGAMTFTGVAKSISKDIVDPFTLQNGSVVILAALLSAIIWNLLTWYYGIPSSSSHAIIGSIAGAALAAEGFKALNYSGFAKIIQALLLSPVLAFVVGFIIYSIFKVVFKNANLAKTNKRFRYMQIATAALQSYSHGTNDAQKAMGIITMGLIANGYLGANADVPFWVQFSCALAMGLGTSVGGWKIIKTVGGKIMKIRPINGVAADLTGAAVIFGATFMHVPVSTTHVISSGILGVGASHRLKGVKWDTAQRMLVTWVITLPITALLAAFIYFILNLLF, encoded by the coding sequence ATGAGTGTGATTTTTATTTTAACAGCGTTAATTGTTATCTTTGCGCTAGCATTTGACTTTATTAATGGGTTTCATGATACAGCCAATTCAATTGCAACCGCAGTTTCAACAAAGGCACTTAAACCTCGGCATGCCATTTTATTAGCAGCAGTAATGAATTTTGTTGGGGCAATGACGTTTACAGGTGTGGCAAAATCGATTTCAAAGGATATTGTTGATCCGTTTACACTCCAAAATGGATCTGTTGTAATTCTAGCGGCACTTCTTTCTGCAATCATATGGAACTTACTTACTTGGTATTACGGTATACCTAGTAGTTCTTCACATGCCATTATCGGTTCGATCGCGGGTGCAGCACTCGCAGCTGAGGGCTTTAAAGCTCTTAACTACTCAGGATTTGCAAAAATTATCCAAGCTCTACTATTATCTCCCGTTTTAGCTTTTGTTGTCGGCTTTATCATATACAGTATTTTTAAAGTGGTTTTTAAGAATGCAAATCTAGCGAAGACAAATAAACGGTTTCGATATATGCAAATCGCAACCGCTGCATTACAATCGTATTCACACGGAACCAATGATGCGCAAAAGGCAATGGGAATCATTACAATGGGCCTAATCGCCAATGGTTATCTTGGCGCCAACGCAGATGTTCCATTTTGGGTTCAATTTTCCTGCGCATTAGCAATGGGGCTTGGTACATCCGTAGGCGGCTGGAAAATTATTAAAACCGTTGGCGGTAAAATTATGAAGATTCGTCCTATTAACGGGGTTGCAGCCGATTTAACTGGTGCAGCCGTTATCTTTGGTGCTACATTTATGCATGTGCCTGTAAGTACTACTCATGTTATTTCTTCTGGTATTTTAGGTGTTGGTGCATCTCACCGCCTAAAAGGAGTAAAATGGGATACGGCCCAGCGGATGCTGGTAACCTGGGTAATCACCCTGCCAATTACGGCATTGTTAGCAGCATTCATTTATTTTATATTGAATCTACTCTTTTAA
- a CDS encoding DUF1427 family protein — protein MKEIVLALIAGLIVGILFKFMKLPLPAPPVFSAVVGVFGVYFGGVIATWITKFMQ, from the coding sequence ATGAAAGAAATTGTGTTAGCTTTAATCGCTGGCTTAATTGTTGGGATTCTCTTTAAATTTATGAAGCTTCCCTTACCAGCACCTCCTGTGTTTTCAGCAGTCGTAGGCGTTTTTGGAGTTTACTTTGGTGGCGTAATCGCTACCTGGATTACAAAGTTTATGCAATAA
- a CDS encoding YitT family protein translates to MIRKIAAVFVGSLLLGLGVNGFLVPYHLLDGGVIGLGLIIHYFYGWPTGLSMIILSLPLYILAWFFERRYFYYSLHGLIISSFCIDLFSFINGQILIGILPSTIIGGVLVGVGIGLMLRYETSTGGTDLLAQILTKFTSVNIGIIIFMIDGLVILSGLQVVGLEKFFYSLLTILCVGLMTSLTVTGRLETHE, encoded by the coding sequence ATGATTAGAAAAATAGCAGCAGTGTTTGTCGGAAGTTTATTATTGGGCCTTGGGGTTAATGGGTTTTTAGTCCCTTACCACTTATTAGATGGCGGAGTAATCGGGCTAGGACTAATTATTCATTACTTTTATGGCTGGCCAACTGGACTAAGTATGATTATCCTAAGTCTGCCGCTTTATATACTTGCATGGTTTTTTGAGAGGCGTTATTTCTACTATAGTCTGCACGGACTGATTATTTCTTCCTTTTGTATTGACCTCTTTTCCTTTATTAATGGGCAGATTCTAATTGGCATATTACCAAGTACAATTATTGGGGGTGTACTAGTAGGAGTTGGCATTGGGCTTATGCTTCGGTATGAAACAAGCACAGGTGGAACAGATTTACTTGCCCAAATATTAACTAAATTCACCTCAGTAAATATCGGTATCATTATTTTTATGATTGATGGGCTTGTCATTCTGAGCGGACTGCAAGTGGTTGGGCTTGAAAAGTTCTTTTATTCGTTATTAACGATACTCTGTGTTGGTTTAATGACCTCTCTTACGGTAACTGGCCGACTTGAAACACACGAATGA
- a CDS encoding DUF47 domain-containing protein: MAKKTDKFSALLSNISANVKEGANYFAEYKLKNVSDLKIFSERMKEIETTGDSFVHEVIKQLNDAFITPIEREDILHLAISMDDVLDGLEATAALFEMYSITQADDFMQQFVVAIQASVHEIDKAIELLSNKKLPQMREHAIKTKDYESQCDNILRQSIKHLFSVEKDPIRIIQYKEIYENLEDIADSCQSVANTLETIIMKNA, translated from the coding sequence ATGGCAAAAAAGACAGATAAATTCTCCGCATTACTAAGTAATATTTCAGCAAATGTAAAAGAAGGAGCAAATTACTTTGCAGAATATAAATTAAAAAATGTTAGTGATTTGAAAATCTTCTCAGAAAGAATGAAAGAGATTGAAACTACTGGTGACTCTTTTGTTCATGAAGTAATTAAACAGCTAAATGACGCATTTATTACGCCAATTGAACGTGAGGACATACTGCACCTTGCAATTAGTATGGATGATGTATTGGATGGACTTGAAGCAACTGCTGCATTATTTGAAATGTACTCCATAACGCAAGCTGATGATTTCATGCAACAATTTGTTGTAGCAATCCAAGCTAGTGTCCATGAAATTGATAAAGCAATCGAACTCTTATCTAATAAGAAATTACCTCAAATGAGAGAACATGCAATAAAAACTAAGGACTATGAATCACAATGCGATAACATATTACGTCAGTCGATTAAGCATTTATTTAGCGTTGAAAAGGACCCAATTAGAATTATTCAATATAAGGAGATCTACGAAAATCTTGAAGATATCGCGGACAGCTGTCAATCTGTAGCGAATACACTTGAAACAATTATCATGAAAAACGCGTAA
- a CDS encoding GlsB/YeaQ/YmgE family stress response membrane protein → MNFIWALIIGGVIGWLAGLIVGRDIPGGIIGNIIAGFVGAWLGTLILGDWGPIVADFAIIPAIIGSVVLVFLLSLVMRSFRRAK, encoded by the coding sequence ATGAATTTCATTTGGGCATTAATTATCGGTGGAGTTATTGGCTGGTTAGCAGGTCTTATTGTTGGAAGAGATATACCAGGAGGTATTATTGGTAATATTATTGCTGGTTTTGTAGGAGCGTGGCTAGGTACCTTAATTTTAGGAGATTGGGGTCCAATTGTTGCTGATTTTGCAATTATCCCAGCAATTATCGGATCGGTGGTATTAGTCTTCCTGTTATCATTAGTAATGAGATCTTTTAGAAGAGCCAAATAA